TTCTAAGTCTGGTTCTAAATCTGGTTCATTAGAGCTGAGTCTGGTTCTAAGTCTGGTTCATTGGAGCTGAATCTGGTTCTACGTCTGGTTCTAAATCTGGTTCTAAGTCTGGTTCATTAGAGCTGAATCTGGTTCTAAGTCTGGTTCATTAGAGCTGAATCTGGTTCTAAGTCTGGTTCTAAGTCTGGTTCATTAGAACTGAGTCTGGCTCTAAGTCTGGTTCATTAGAGCTGAGTGTGGTTCTAAGTCTGGTTCATTTGAGCTGAATCTGGTTCTTAATCTGGTTCATTAGAGCTGAGTCTGGTTCTAAGTCTGGTTCTAAATCTGGTTCATTAGAGCTGAGTCTGGTTCTAAGTCTGGTTCATTGGAGCTGAATCTGGTTCTACGTCTGGTTCTAAATCTGGTTCTAAGTCTGGTTCATTAGAGCTGAATCTGGTTCTAAGTCTGGTTCATTAGAGCTGAATCTGGTTCTAAGTCTGGTTCTAAGTCTGGTTCATTAGAGCTGAATCTGGTTCTAAGTCTGGTTCATTAGAGTTGAGTCTGGTTCCAAGTCTGGTTCTAACCTCTTCAGACTGATTCTGGTTCGCGTTTGACTCATTTGTTCCTGCCGTTTCCtccttcacttcttcttctgctgacTCATCTGGAACTGAACAGGAAGAAcatcacagacaggaagtacaccacagacaggaagtacaccacagacaggaagtTTTTTTACCTGCCAGGTGAGCGGCGAAGGTCCACAGGAAGGGGTTTTTATTCATACAGGACTCACAGATCATCTCCTGCAGCTCCACACAGTCTGGAACCTCACAGCCCAGGTGCTGTCAGAACCAACAGGAGAGGTCAGAACCAACAGGAGAGGTTAGAACCAACAGGAGAGGTCAGAACCAACAGGAGAGGTTAGAACCAACAGGTGAGGTTAGAACCAACAGGAGAGATTAGAATCAACAGGTGAGGTTAGAACCAACAGGTGAGGTCAGAACCAACAGGTGAGGTTAGAACCAACAGGAGAGATTAGAACCAACAGGTGAGGTTAGAACCAACAGGTGAGGTCAGAACCAACAGGAGAGATTAGAACCAACAGGAGAGGTTAGAACCAACAGGTGAGGTCAGAACCTCCATAGTTTAACCAACAGTCATATCAAGGAAACGTTTAAATTAATGCCTCAGAAGGATTAACAGCTGAACGCAGGCGGAGGTTCAGATCCCCCCCGACTCTAACCGACCAAGGAAAGAGTCACATGAAGACCATTGTGCTCCATAAAACATTCATTAGTTAATAGTGAAGTCGGACTCACCCTGCCGTGCAGCCAATcctcacacaccacacactgaATCATTTCATCCTCCACCTGAAACCAGAAGGAGCCAATCACAGTGAGGCACAGCTCCCGTACAGGAAGCAGGGCAGCTCCCGTACAGGAAGCAGGGCAGGTaaggttcaggtgtgtcagctGTGTCTCACCTGGTCTTCTGGATCCGGGTAGGGCCGGCTGCAGGTGCAGTACTCTCCAAAGAAGTTGTGGCTGTATTTGTTGAGACTGTTGAGCTCGTCTTTATCCTGCAAcgcacacacagctgatcaatgcacacacctgaacacagcGCAGTGATGTCACTGTAATCACACCTGCCAGGAGAGCAGGCGGCTGTGATGTCATAACTCACAGGAAAGAGTTTACACTGCAGCTCTGtgaacttcctgtttccacAGTCACAGCGGAAATTCCTGCAGAGAAGAAGTGATCAATACGATCAACATGATCAACATGATCAATACGATCAATACGATCAACATGATCAACATGATCAATACGATCAACATGATCAATACGATCAATACGATCAATACGATCAATACGATCAACATGATCAACATGATCAACATGATCAATACGATCAACACGATCAACATGATCAACATGATCAACATGATCAACATGATCAACACGATCAATACGATCAACATGATCAACATGATCAATATGATCAATACGATCAATACGATCAACATGATCAATACGATCGACACGATCAACATGATCAATACGATCAACATGATCAATACGATCAACACGATCAATATGATCAACATGATCAACATGATCAACATGATCAATACGATCAACACGATCAATACGATCAACACGATCAACATGATCAATACGATCAACATGATCAACATGATCAACATGATCAACATGATCAACATGATCAATACGATCAACACGATCAATACGATCAACATGATCAATACGATCAACATGATCAACATGATCAATACGATCAACATGATCAATACGATCAACACGATCAATATGATCAACATGATCAATACGATCAACATGATCAACATGATCAACATGATCAACATGATCAACATGATCAATACGATCAACACGATCAATACGATCAACATGATCAATACGATCAATACGATCAATATGAAACTTCGCAGCATGTTTGTGAACAGATGATTataattatcacattttaatgaaactgtataaactgatcaataatcaatatgaataatgaatgatgtcatcaccTCTTGGTGTAGAGCTCGAAGAGGTCGTGACCTTCGTGGCATTTATATGAACACGCTAAGCACACGCCTGCTGGCTCTCCGCCCCGAGGAGAACACGTGTTACACGCATAGAGAGCCTGCCGCTGCACGTagccctgcaacacacacacacacacacacacacacacacacacacacacacacacacacacattaatacacacacacatacattaatacacacacacacatacacacattaacctCTAAAGCCCGAGAGGGCAACAGCGCCGCCAATAATTGTCTCAGGGCGGCTGTGTGAGCTTTTATACACATCTAACCCTgacaccactagatggcagcgtgttatactctgcttccaccactagatggcagcgtgttatactctgcttccaccactagatggcagcgtgTTATACTCTgtttccaccactagatggcagcgtaagtgtgttgtactctgcttccaccactagatggcagtgtaagtgtgttgtactctgcttccaccactagatggcagtgtgttgtactctgcttccaccactagatggcagtgtgttATACTcttcttccaccactagatggcagtgtgttatactctgcttccaccactagatggcagcgtaagtgtgttgtactctgtttccaccactagatggcagcgtaagtgtgttatactctgtttccaccactagatggcagtgtaagtgtgttgtactctgcttccaccactagatggcagcgtaagtgtgttgtactctgtttccaccactagatggcagcgtaagtgtgttatactctgcttccaccactagatggcagcgtgTTATACTCTgtttccaccactagatggcagcgtaagtgtgttgtactctgcttccaccactagatggcagcgtaagtgtgttgtactctgcttccaccactagatggcagcgtaagtgtgttgtactctgcttccaccactagatggcagtgtaagtgtgttgtactctgcttccaccactagatggcagtgtaagtgtgttgtactctgcttccaccactagatggcagcgtaagtgtgttatactctgcttccaccactagatggcagcgtaagtgtgctgtactctgcttccaccactagatggcagcgtaagtgtgctgtactctgcttccaccactagatggcagcgtgTTATACTCTgtttccaccactagatggcagcgtaagtgtgttgtactctgcttccaccactagatggcagtgtaagtgtgttgtactctgcttccaccactagatggcagtgtaagtgtgttgtactctgcttccaccactagatggcagtgtgttgtactctgcttccaccactagatggcagtgtgttgtactctgcttccaccactagatggcagtgtaagtgtgttgtactctgcttccaccactagatggcagcgtaagtgtgttatactctgcttccaccactagatggcagtgtaaatGCAGAGTTGAGCGCCTAAATTTATCTCTACTAAAATCTCTAACTTTGCAGAGCTTTACTTTATTAGCATGAGACTTGGCACAGAGAATGTTCATATGTTATGCTACAGTTTCTGAGTTTTTTTGGCttgatataaataatacataatatatatctataataaataatatatatatttatatattacatataatagataataaataatatatatatatatatataaatctaaCCTCGGGGTATGAGCAGTGATCAGAGTCACTTCCTGCCAACACGGCTGAAGCTTCTTCCTCcaactcttcatcttcctccagaACATCGACCAGAgacacagtctgctcctctgacatcatcacctgcaacacacacacagagggggcaatgacacgcaggataggaccgcttgGTGCGggactcgaaccggggtcgcctgcagcgaggactatagcctcaacacacggggttagggttagtgctctacccactgaacTAAACACTGCCACGTGTGCGACTTGTTCTTAACTAGAACGGATCTGTTGTTCCGTATCGGTTCCAATATAAAGGACTTCCTGTGGAACAGGGAGAACCCAGTAACCCTTACTCTCATATTTTAGATCTATGCATAAAAGTATTTAACAACGGATCTTATAGGAACGTTGCTTCTGTTAAATCACATTGATGGGTCAGGGGTcaagggtcagaggtcaggcgtcaggggttaggggtcaggggtcaagggtcagaggtcagacgtCAGGGGTCAGGGCTGGTtagggttggttagggttaattGTTGGTataatgttgaggttggggttaattgttggtataatgttgaggttggggttaattgctggtataatgttgaggttggggttaattgctggtatgatgttgaggttggggttaattgctggtataatgttgaggttggggttaattgctggtataatgttgaggttggggttaattgctggtatgatgttgaggttggggttaattgctggtataatgttgaggttggggttaattgctggtatgatgttgaggttggggttaattgctggtataatgttgaggttggggttaattgctggtataatgttgaggttggggttaattgctggtataatgttgaggttggggttaattgctggtatgatgttgaggttggggttaattgctggtaaaatgttgaggttggggttaattgctggtatgatgttgaggttggggttaattgctggtataatgttgaggttggggttaattgctggtatgatgttgaggttggggttaattgctggtaaaatgttgaggttggggttaattgctggtataatgttgaggttggggttaattgctggtataatgttgaggttggggttaattgctggtataatgttgaggttggggttaattgctggtataatgttgaggttggggttaattgctggtataatgttgaggttggggttaattgttggtatagaatagaatagaatgcctttattgtcattatacaaagtACAATGAGATTTAAGCTTCACCTTAAAgtgcacacattaaaaagacataaaatagacattaaatagataaaaaaaattatgtacaataaaagtgaaatgaggTAGGGAAAATAAGTGACTGTAGTGGTTAGTGCAAGTATGCTGTGCTATAATAGTGCAGAGGTAGATGTCTGAGGGCATGTTGTTTGGCggtgttgaaacatttgtaGTGTAGTGACAGATCTTGATTGAGTCTGGATCAGTTTCTTAGTGCAAGCTTGAGTTGAGTATGGTGACGGCTCTCTGAGGGCTGGTCCTGTAGCGCCTGCCAGAGGGCAGCAGGTTGAAGAGGTGGAAGCCAGGATGTGTGTAGTCTTTTATGATGCTCTTTGCCCTTCCTAGGCACCGGGAGTTGTAAATGGTGgggttgaggttggggttaattgctggtataatgttgaggttggggttaattgctggtataatgttgaggttggggttaattgctggtataatgttgaggttggggttaattgctggtataatgttgaggttggggctaattgctggtataatgttgaggttggggttaattgctggtataatgttgaggttggggttaattgctggtatgatgttgaggttggggttaattgctggtatgatgttgaggttggggttaattgttggtataatgttgaggttggggttaattgctggtataatgttgaggttggggttaattgctggtatgatgttgaggttggggttaattgctggtataatgttgaggttggggttaattgctggtataatgttgaggttggggttaattgctggtataatgttgaggttggggttaattgctggtatgatgttgaggttggggttaattgctggtataatgttgaggttggggttaattgctggtataatgttgaggttggggttaattgctggtataatgttgaggttggggttaattgctggtatgatgttgaggttggggttaattgctggtataatgttgaggttggggttaattgctggtatgatgttgaggttggggttaattgctggtatgATGTTGAGGTTAGGGTTAATTGTTGAggataaagatgatgatgacaacAATAACGTTTAAAGGAACAATATCtgcatatttaataaaaatagaagCATTTCTGTGGCAATtataaagagaaaaggagagatagGGCCAAATACAACTATTACATCATCATAAAGAGACTTTAAACTGGCTCCAAATTCAGTCCCAAAACCTAAAAGCTTTAAACTCTGAAAAATAAAGGGATAAAAGTCATCttctattaaatgtttataatcTGATCGATCACCTAGCGGATCGATCTTTCATGAATCCAGATTGGGAATCAGTTATTACTCTTTAATCTATTGGCATAAACAAGTGTTCAATAATGTGATGAGTCTTACCTGGTCTGGGGATTAAAGGGTTAGCCTTGTTTCCTAGTGGGAGGAAATGACAGATTATCAGTTGCTTCCTTCAACATGAGAACAACAGGATTGTTTAATGGGTAAAAGTTTGATGTAAGGGTTAGGGAGATTAAAGACCAGCTAAGTCTGCTAACACAGCTAACCTTACCCCTAACCCTGTCTAACAGTAATATCAGCTCAACATAAACTCCTCGTCTATAAGGGAGATAAGATCTTTGATATGGTTGAAAAAGGCAGACGAGTATAAGTTACTGTGAAGTTACTTCAGTTGGCGATGCCTTATTACAATAAGTATTCAtttctttaattaaattaaatctgcTATTTTGCTACTTCTGTTAAATGATTTCCCAAAAGgaaaggaacattttaaaaactcacaCTTTGAAACATACGACATTATATCATCCTCAGCAATTACAGACTCTATAGCCTATATAGcctataaccctaaccctaaccctaacccttcacagTAAGGTTGAATGAAACTTCCAGTAGTTGTTTCTACAGCTGCCAGAAGCTTTAATAACAGAGTCAGTCTGAaacagagggttagggttagttaaccCTGGTTAGTAACCAGAAGGGTCAGTTAACCCTGGTTAGTAAccagaagggttagggttagttaaccCTGGTTAGTAACCAGAAGGGTCAGTTAACCCTGGTTAGTAAccagaagggttagggttagttaaccCTGGTTAGTAAccagaagggttagggttagttaaccCTGGTTAGTAAccagaagggttagggttagttaaccCTGGATCTTAAccagaagggttagggttagttaaccCTGGTTAGTAAccagaagggttagggttagttaaccCTGGATCTTAACcagaggggttagggttagttaaccCTGGTTAGTAAccagaagggttagggttagttaaccCTGGATCTTAAccagaagggttagggttagttaaccCTGGTTATTAACcagaggggttagggttagttaaccCTGGTTATTAACCAGAAGGGTCAGTTAACCCTGGTTAGTAAccagaagggttagggttagttaaccCTGGTTAGTAAccagaagggttagggttagttaaccCTGGATTTTAACCAGAAGTCGATTCTGGATTTTGCTGCGTAGTTTGGTTTGAACCAGGAGTTTCGTTTGGTGTCAAGGATTTAAGTTATTAGACATCAGTAACAGGAcgttatataatatataatagttagctatcatatataatatatactagTTATGTATATAGATATGATCAACAGTAACAggatgtaatataatattaatagttagctatcatatataatatatactagTAGTTATGTATATAGATATGATCAACAGTAACAGgatgttatataatatataatagttaggtatcatatataatatatactagTTATGTATATAGATATGATCAACAGTAACAGgatgttatataatatataatagttaggtatcatatataatatatactagTTATGTATATAGATATGATCAACAGTAACAGgatgttatataatatataatagttaGGTATATTACATAACCTCTACCTCACCTCCTTCTATAAGATGAGaaatcagccaatcagctgttAGTAATTAATGACATCACCACATATTGATCAGCGTTAGCTTCAGCCGTTAGCCACAGCTAGCTTAAGCCGTTAGCCACAGCTAGCTTCATCCGTTAGCCACAGCTAGCTTCAGCCGTTACCCACAGCTAGCTTAAGCCGTTAGCCACAGCTAGCTTCAGCCGTTAGCCACAGCTAGCTTCAGCCGTTAGCCACAGCTAGCTTAAGCCGTTAGCCACAGTTAGCTTCCACGGTTTATATGAATGTGAATCTGCTACGTGCTAATGCTAACTCACCGAGTCAAACCGGAACTTCTCCGCCCGAACCAGCCGATCACCTGATCAGCGATGATCAACGATGATCCGTATTGGTCGATAATAACTGATAATAACTGATAATTAGCTCCGTCTGAtgttagctgctgctgctagcGCTGATGACAACATCCGGTTTACTTCCGCAGATCGTATTTGGCGCCACTCAGGGTCACGTGGTTAAAACTAAATAgaactttatttaaaagtgttcaaggTATTAAAGtgtttaactttattaacaagaacacattattataaaatgtaaataatataaacatttatttaatatagaTTTAATCTTTATAATGGATTTAatctaaataatatataatctatatttaagctatataatatataatatatatttaagctatataatatataatctatatttaagctatataatatataatatatatttaagctatataatatataatatatatttaagctatataatatataatatatatttaaactatataatatataatctatatttaAGCTAtgtaacatataatatatatttaagctatataatacataatatacaTTTAAGTTATATAATCTATATTTAAGATAtattaagttattttaaataaaggaaCAACCTGTGTGTTGGTAATAAAGTCTTtctgaaataaaatagaatCAGATTTCTGAaacatcaaatatcaaatatcctGAAATCAGAATAAAACCAGCAGCTCATATTTAAACAGAACTacagatataatatatatatatatatatattatatatatatatattatatatatatatatattatatattatctctctctctttatctatatctatatatatctatatatatctatatatatatatatatatatatatatatatatatctgtagttctatttaaatatgaacattacatgaaactatacatatatatatatatatatatatatagagagagagagagagagagagagataatatatattatatatatatatacagttgtGGTCAAAAGTTTACACACTTGTAAAGAACATAATGTCATGGCTGTCTTGAGTTTCCAATAATTTCTACaactcttatttttctgtgataGAGTGATTGGGACACAAACTTCTTTGTCACAAAAAAGATTCATGAAGTTTGGttcttttatgaatttattataggtcgactgaaaatgtgaccaaatctgctgggtcaaaaatatacatacagcaaCTTGAATTATCAATTTTGGTTATGTAGAAACTTGTGTCAATTAAATTAGCTTCATGGCCTCGTAACTTCTTGTGAGTGATTATGATTGACAACAGCTGCTGACTTCTCTGAGACCATTTAAATAGGGCTCATTTTATACAATCATTAGACTCAGCCACAAACGCTACAATGGGAAAGTCAAAGGAGCTCAGCACGGATCTGAAAAAGCGAATAATTGAGTTGAACAAGTCAGGAAAGTCATTTGCTGCCATTTCAAAGCAGCTACAGGTCCCAAGAGCAACTGTGCAAACAATTgtttataaatataaagtgcATGGCACAGTTGTGTCACTGCCACGATCAGGAAGAAAACGCAAGCTATCACCTGCTTCTGAGAGAAAATTGGTCAGGATGGTCAAGAGTCAACCGAGAACCACCAAAAAGCAGGTCTGCAATGCATTAGAAGCTGCTGGAACACAGATGTCCACAGTCAAGTGTGTTCTACATCGCCATGGACTGAGAGGCTGCCGTGCAAGAAGGAAGCCCTCGCTCCAGAAGAATAGGTGCCCTTAAGGCTCGACTGAAGTTTGCTGCTGATCACATGGACAAAGATAAAACCTTCTGGAGGAAAGTTCTGTGgtcagatgaaacaaaaattgAGCTGTTTGGCCACAACACCCAGCAAtatgtttggaggagaaaaggTGAGGCCTTTAACCCCAAGAACACCAAGAACACCATGCCTACCGTCCagcatggtggtggtagtgTTATGTTCTGGGCCTGTTTTGCTGCCGATGGAACTGGTGCTTTATAGAGAGTAAATGGGATAATGAAGAAGGAGGATTACCTCCAAATTCTTCAGGATAACCTAAAATCATCAGCCCGAAGGTTGGGTCTTGGGCGCAGTTGGGTGttccaacaggacaatgaccccaaacacacatcaaaagtGGTAATGTAATGGCTAAATCAGGCTAGAATTAAGGTTTTAGAGTGGCCTTCCCAAAGTCCTGACTTAAACCCCATTGAGAACATGTGGGCAATTCTGAAGAAACAAGTCCACGTCAGAAAGCCAAAAAATGTTGCTGAACTGCACCGATTCTGTCAAGAGGAGTGGTCAAAGATTCAACCAGAAGCTTGTGGATGGCTACCAAAAGCGCCTAATTGAAGTGAAAATGGCCAAGGGTCATGTAACCAAATATTAGCAttgctgtatgtatatttttgacccagcagatttggtcacattttcagtagacctataataaattcataaaagaaCCAAACTTCATGAATCTTTTTTGTGACAAAGAAGTTTGTGTCCCAATCACTCtatcacagaaaaataagagttGTAGAAATTATTGGAAACTCAAGACAGCCATGACATTATGTTCTTTACAAGTGTATGTAAACTTTTGACCacaactgtatatatatatatataatatatattatctctctctttctctctatctagagagagagagagataataaaaatatatatatatatatatagatatatatatatatatatatattgagagagagagagagagagagagagagagagagagagagagagagagagagagagagagagagagagagagataatatatatatatatatatatatatatattatatataatatatatatatatatatatatatatatatatatatatattttacatataaagcttcatgtaatttatttaaaacaagtaaatcaataaatgcctttaaatgtgtttttattaaatataaaggtTTAAAGGTTAAAGCAGGAATGTTGAAGCGATGAGTCAT
This genomic interval from Scomber japonicus isolate fScoJap1 chromosome 17, fScoJap1.pri, whole genome shotgun sequence contains the following:
- the LOC128376782 gene encoding putative E3 ubiquitin-protein ligase UBR7; translated protein: MMSEEQTVSLVDVLEEDEELEEEASAVLAGSDSDHCSYPEGYVQRQALYACNTCSPRGGEPAGVCLACSYKCHEGHDLFELYTKRNFRCDCGNRKFTELQCKLFPDKDELNSLNKYSHNFFGEYCTCSRPYPDPEDQVEDEMIQCVVCEDWLHGRHLGCEVPDCVELQEMICESCMNKNPFLWTFAAHLAVPDESAEEEVKEETAGTNESNANQNQSEEVDDVIEPNCKRSRQEAEPSCRLKELQATGQKRVQSGAVFWPSAWRSKLCSCNTCQETLSEASLSFLLDESDTVLAYENKGKNSEQRTPGHDPLMSALDNLNRVQQLEIIHGYNDMKTELKDFLQRFAAEGKVVTPDDIRQFFEQQSRKRRQVDAGRLYST